A genomic region of Pseudorca crassidens isolate mPseCra1 chromosome 10, mPseCra1.hap1, whole genome shotgun sequence contains the following coding sequences:
- the SAPCD1 gene encoding suppressor APC domain-containing protein 1 isoform X2, translating into MGSRGPGGLPLVQAPYTVLLLPLETSRQDPGAQRFFLWLQRMQALEREQDALWQGLELLEHSQAWYEGRLREAQQQQLYLGALGENFPTDLHSEPGGPQLVQIQKVNICLQNLIQGKFSPHPLNKDSSCATQDWKGRPRKQKVWQQHVVSRQQKGVTKPKGEMAQPGCPNGRRGPTRV; encoded by the exons ATGGGGAGCCGGGGTCCTGGTGGGCTGCCCCTGGTGCAGGCCCCCTACACGGTTCTGCTGCTGCCACTGGAGACAAGCCGCCAAGACCCAGGGGCCCAGCGCTTCTTCCTCTGG ctgCAGAGGATGCAGGCTCTGGAGCGGGAACAGGATGCCCTGTGGCAGGGGCTGGAGCTGCTGGAGCATAGCCAGGCCTGGTATGAGGGCCGTCTGAGGGAGGCCCAGCAACAGCAGCTATATCTGGGGGCCCTTGGTGAG AATTTTCCAACAGATTTACACTCAGAGCCTGGTGGCCCCCAGTTAGTCCAGATTCAAAAGGTGAACATCTGTTTGCAGAATCTGATTCAGGGGAAG TTctccccacatcccctgaacAAAGATAGTTCCTGCGCCACCCAGGACTGGAAGGGAAGGCCAAGGAAGCAGAAAGTGTGGCAGCAACAC gTAGTATCAAGGCAGCAGAAAGGAGTCACTAAGCCAAAGGGGGAAATGGCTCAGCCAGGCTGCCCCAATGGACGGAGGGGCCCTACCCGTGTCTAA
- the SAPCD1 gene encoding suppressor APC domain-containing protein 1 isoform X1: MGSRGPGGLPLVQAPYTVLLLPLETSRQDPGAQRFFLWLQRMQALEREQDALWQGLELLEHSQAWYEGRLREAQQQQLYLGALGENFPTDLHSEPGGPQLVQIQKVNICLQNLIQGKFSPHPLNKDSSCATQDWKGRPRKQKVWQQHVSSRGVGGGRKPWPSVGGRAQTPRLSPSSSPGSIKAAERSH, translated from the exons ATGGGGAGCCGGGGTCCTGGTGGGCTGCCCCTGGTGCAGGCCCCCTACACGGTTCTGCTGCTGCCACTGGAGACAAGCCGCCAAGACCCAGGGGCCCAGCGCTTCTTCCTCTGG ctgCAGAGGATGCAGGCTCTGGAGCGGGAACAGGATGCCCTGTGGCAGGGGCTGGAGCTGCTGGAGCATAGCCAGGCCTGGTATGAGGGCCGTCTGAGGGAGGCCCAGCAACAGCAGCTATATCTGGGGGCCCTTGGTGAG AATTTTCCAACAGATTTACACTCAGAGCCTGGTGGCCCCCAGTTAGTCCAGATTCAAAAGGTGAACATCTGTTTGCAGAATCTGATTCAGGGGAAG TTctccccacatcccctgaacAAAGATAGTTCCTGCGCCACCCAGGACTGGAAGGGAAGGCCAAGGAAGCAGAAAGTGTGGCAGCAACACGTAAGCAGTagaggagtggggggagggcgGAAGCCCTGGCCctcagtgggagggagggcacAGACACCCAGActgtctccctcctcttctccaggTAGTATCAAGGCAGCAGAAAGGAGTCACTAA